A window of Longimicrobium sp. contains these coding sequences:
- a CDS encoding ATP-dependent nuclease gives MRISRIIIQNFRNFRHLDVTLGEHAVLVGENKVGKSNLLAALRLVLDPSLPDTGRMLGFDDFWDGVPRPPRADERIVVSVELADFRDQPACLAQLGDCLIQPDPMVAALTYEFGPRRDLPHVPTKEADYEFHLYGGLDPDNRLDSETRRRLPLVLLPALRDVEHSLASWRRSPLRPLLDEVAAELDRDALEDLAGRYEELARVLAEAPEIAELGQQISGRLLSMVGDVHAFPVHLGFAPTDPDRLIRAVRLLIDEQDRAIAEASLGSANLLFLVLKQLELDRSVREGLHDHTFLAIEEPEAHLHPHVQRLVYRSLLQPRAHMQRGGDDGAGLGQADLPEDDTSNAMTIILTTHSPHVVSVAPVHSLVLLRRGDNGGSEAASTAGLALTGREEEDLERYLDVTRGEIVFARGVILVEGEAEAYLLPVLAEAMGHDLDRLGVTVSSVAGTHFTPYVKLLGRSGLSIPFTVITDADPRPRGLPLGYSRVGKLLKTIARVDAARVPMVPEPDDPNLPAVAAEAGLFLNDHTLEVDLFRGGHQSEMMATLAELTRSKACRTRAEGWTKDPGALDSDRLLKDIETVGKGRFAQRVAARLNQAVPPPAYIARAIEYIVEQLG, from the coding sequence ATGAGGATCTCGCGGATAATAATCCAGAACTTTCGTAACTTCCGACACCTAGACGTAACGCTGGGCGAACACGCGGTTCTCGTCGGGGAGAACAAGGTAGGAAAGTCTAACCTACTTGCGGCGTTGCGTCTCGTCTTGGATCCGTCGCTCCCCGACACGGGCCGGATGCTCGGATTCGACGATTTTTGGGATGGGGTGCCGCGCCCCCCGCGTGCAGACGAGCGGATCGTAGTCTCGGTCGAACTCGCGGACTTTCGTGACCAGCCCGCTTGCCTCGCTCAACTTGGCGATTGCCTGATCCAGCCGGATCCGATGGTCGCCGCCCTGACATACGAATTCGGACCACGACGCGATCTCCCACATGTACCAACCAAAGAAGCCGACTACGAATTCCATCTGTATGGAGGACTCGATCCAGACAACCGTCTAGATTCAGAGACCCGACGCCGACTTCCCCTGGTGCTCCTCCCAGCCCTTCGCGACGTCGAGCACAGCCTAGCGTCGTGGCGCCGGTCACCGCTCCGCCCCCTCCTAGACGAGGTCGCCGCTGAACTTGATCGCGATGCACTGGAAGACCTGGCGGGTCGCTACGAGGAACTTGCGCGGGTTCTCGCTGAGGCACCGGAGATCGCCGAACTCGGGCAGCAGATCAGCGGGAGACTGCTCTCCATGGTAGGTGATGTACACGCCTTCCCGGTGCATCTCGGCTTCGCTCCTACCGACCCGGACCGCCTTATCCGCGCGGTCCGCCTGCTGATTGACGAGCAGGACAGGGCTATCGCAGAGGCGAGCCTCGGCTCCGCGAACCTCCTCTTCTTGGTGTTGAAGCAGCTCGAACTCGACCGTTCAGTTAGGGAGGGCCTTCACGACCACACTTTCCTTGCGATCGAAGAGCCCGAAGCCCACCTGCACCCGCACGTGCAGCGGCTCGTTTATCGGAGCCTTCTGCAGCCGCGGGCCCACATGCAGCGAGGCGGCGATGATGGCGCTGGGTTAGGGCAGGCCGATTTGCCGGAGGACGACACGAGCAACGCCATGACGATCATCCTCACGACGCATTCTCCGCATGTTGTAAGTGTCGCACCGGTCCATTCGCTGGTTCTCCTTCGGAGGGGCGACAATGGCGGCTCAGAGGCGGCGTCCACGGCAGGGCTCGCGCTTACCGGGAGAGAGGAGGAGGATCTGGAACGATACCTTGACGTTACTCGGGGAGAAATCGTTTTCGCCCGCGGAGTTATTCTCGTGGAGGGTGAGGCGGAGGCGTACCTGCTGCCCGTTCTCGCAGAAGCGATGGGGCACGACTTGGATCGGTTGGGCGTGACCGTCAGCTCCGTGGCGGGGACGCACTTCACACCCTACGTAAAGCTCCTCGGCCGTAGTGGCCTATCCATTCCGTTTACGGTTATAACCGATGCCGATCCACGACCGCGTGGACTACCTTTGGGTTATTCGAGAGTGGGGAAGCTGCTCAAGACGATCGCGCGGGTGGACGCCGCGCGGGTCCCCATGGTGCCCGAACCCGACGATCCCAACCTTCCAGCTGTAGCAGCCGAAGCCGGGCTCTTCCTGAACGACCATACGCTAGAGGTGGATTTGTTTCGCGGCGGTCATCAGAGCGAGATGATGGCTACCCTCGCTGAACTCACTCGTAGTAAAGCGTGCCGCACCCGCGCCGAAGGATGGACGAAGGACCCGGGCGCGTTGGACTCGGATCGTCTGCTGAAAGACATTGAGACGGTGGGGAAAGGGCGCTTTGCGCAAAGGGTCGCTGCTCGGCTGAACCAGGCAGTGCCCCCTCCCGCGTACATCGCACGCGCGATCGAATACATCGTGGAGCAATTGGGGTGA
- the groL gene encoding chaperonin GroEL (60 kDa chaperone family; promotes refolding of misfolded polypeptides especially under stressful conditions; forms two stacked rings of heptamers to form a barrel-shaped 14mer; ends can be capped by GroES; misfolded proteins enter the barrel where they are refolded when GroES binds): MAAKELTFNTDARASLKRGIDKLAEAVKVTLGPKGRNVVIDRKFGSPLITKDGVSVAKEIELDDAIENMGAQMVKEVATKTSDLAGDGTTTATVLAQAIFREGLKNVTAGANPMSLKRGIDKAVEAVIAELKSISVETAGKKEIAQVGTISANSDEEIGNLIADAMEKVGKDGVITVEEAKGLETTLETVEGMQFDRGYVSPYFVTDPDRMEAVLEDALILIHDKKVSTMKDLLPILEKVAQMGRPLMIIAEDVEAEALATLVVNKLRGTLRVAAVKAPGFGDRRKAMLQDIAILTGGQLITEEVGFKLENAVVSDLGRAKRVVIDKDNTTIIDGAGDAQAIQGRIAEIRNAMDKTTSDYDREKLQERLAKLAGGVAVIHVGAATETAMKEKKARVEDALHATRAAVEEGIVPGGGVALLRAQKALKAITLDDADENIGVRIIERALEEPIRQIATNAGVEGSIVVAQVRNNESASYGYNARTDEYEDLVQAGVIDPTKVTRTALQNAASIAGLLLTTEAVVTEKPEPKGSAPAMPGGGGGMGDMY; the protein is encoded by the coding sequence ATGGCTGCCAAGGAGCTGACGTTCAACACCGATGCGCGCGCCTCGCTGAAGCGCGGCATCGACAAGCTGGCCGAGGCGGTGAAGGTCACGCTCGGCCCCAAGGGCCGCAACGTGGTCATCGACCGCAAGTTCGGCTCGCCGCTGATCACCAAGGACGGTGTGTCGGTGGCCAAGGAGATCGAGCTGGACGACGCCATCGAGAACATGGGCGCCCAGATGGTCAAGGAGGTCGCCACCAAGACCAGTGACCTCGCCGGCGACGGCACCACCACCGCCACCGTGCTGGCCCAGGCCATCTTCCGCGAAGGCCTGAAGAACGTCACCGCGGGCGCCAACCCCATGTCGCTCAAGCGCGGCATCGACAAGGCCGTCGAGGCGGTGATCGCCGAGCTCAAGAGCATCTCGGTGGAGACGGCCGGCAAGAAGGAAATCGCCCAGGTGGGCACCATCTCGGCCAACAGCGACGAGGAGATCGGCAACCTCATCGCCGACGCCATGGAAAAGGTGGGCAAGGACGGCGTGATCACCGTCGAAGAGGCCAAGGGCCTGGAGACCACGCTGGAGACCGTCGAGGGCATGCAGTTCGACCGCGGCTACGTGTCGCCGTACTTCGTGACCGACCCGGACCGCATGGAGGCCGTTCTCGAGGACGCGCTGATCCTGATCCACGACAAGAAGGTCAGCACCATGAAGGACCTTCTGCCCATCCTGGAAAAGGTGGCGCAGATGGGCCGTCCGCTGATGATCATCGCCGAGGACGTGGAGGCCGAGGCCCTGGCCACCCTGGTGGTGAACAAGCTACGCGGCACCCTGCGCGTGGCGGCCGTCAAGGCGCCGGGCTTCGGTGACCGCCGCAAGGCCATGCTGCAGGACATCGCCATCCTCACGGGCGGCCAGCTGATCACCGAGGAAGTGGGCTTCAAGCTCGAGAACGCGGTGGTGAGCGACCTGGGCCGCGCCAAGCGCGTGGTGATCGACAAGGACAACACCACCATCATCGACGGCGCGGGCGACGCGCAGGCCATCCAGGGCCGCATCGCCGAGATCCGCAACGCGATGGACAAGACCACCTCGGACTACGACCGCGAGAAGCTGCAGGAGCGGCTGGCCAAGCTGGCCGGCGGCGTCGCGGTGATCCACGTGGGCGCGGCCACCGAGACGGCCATGAAGGAGAAGAAGGCCCGCGTGGAGGACGCCCTTCACGCCACCCGCGCGGCGGTGGAAGAGGGCATCGTTCCCGGCGGCGGCGTGGCCCTGCTGCGCGCCCAGAAGGCCCTCAAGGCCATCACGCTCGACGACGCCGACGAGAACATCGGCGTGCGCATCATCGAGCGCGCCCTGGAGGAGCCCATCCGCCAGATCGCCACGAACGCGGGCGTCGAGGGAAGCATCGTCGTGGCGCAGGTGCGCAACAACGAGAGCGCGTCGTACGGCTACAACGCCCGTACCGACGAGTACGAGGACCTGGTGCAGGCCGGCGTGATCGACCCCACCAAGGTGACGCGCACCGCGCTGCAGAACGCCGCGTCCATCGCGGGCCTCCTGCTGACCACCGAGGCCGTGGTCACCGAGAAGCCCGAGCCCAAGGGCAGCGCCCCCGCCATGCCCGGCGGCGGCGGCGGCATGGGCGACATGTACTGA
- the groES gene encoding co-chaperone GroES has protein sequence MPTATDLKVKPLADRVVVKALEESEQMRGGLYIPDTAKEKPQQGEVMAVGPGRVEDGKRVEMELKVGDKVLYGKYSGTEVTVENEQYLILRESDVLAVVG, from the coding sequence ATGCCTACCGCGACCGATCTCAAGGTCAAGCCGCTCGCGGACCGCGTCGTCGTCAAGGCGCTCGAAGAGAGCGAGCAGATGCGCGGCGGTCTGTACATTCCGGACACGGCCAAGGAAAAGCCCCAGCAGGGCGAAGTCATGGCCGTTGGGCCGGGACGCGTGGAAGACGGCAAGCGCGTTGAGATGGAGCTGAAGGTGGGTGACAAGGTGCTCTACGGGAAGTACAGCGGCACCGAGGTCACCGTCGAGAACGAGCAGTACCTGATCCTGCGCGAGTCCGACGTCCTCGCGGTGGTCGGCTGA